One stretch of Pedobacter riviphilus DNA includes these proteins:
- a CDS encoding glycosyl hydrolase family 18 protein, which translates to MKKIYLLIGISSLLIMSSCKKNDPITVPTEPPMPTTPYVPDNSFKVISYFPSYRDPAGVADSKFKMITHLFYAFLNPNTDGSLVALAQPGRFTTLMQKARANGVKTGISISGTKSIFVTMAASATARNLFVKNVLTFVKTNNIDGVDMDWEYPSTSDGSADNYVLLMKELSDSLHKHHKFLSAAITPGVYAGSIRDGLKSEVFPAVDFFNIMVYDGIGWDKNEPFQHASYNMAVASLNYWLSTRGMPKEKAVLGIPAYGKNANNSAKAYRDFVTAGADVSLDNALIDGVQFYFNGTVTTRKKAKLAKDMANGIMFWEFYHDDNGDKSIIRAANDELGRNYN; encoded by the coding sequence ATGAAAAAAATCTACCTATTGATTGGCATTTCTAGCCTGCTTATCATGTCATCTTGTAAGAAAAACGATCCCATAACAGTTCCTACTGAACCTCCTATGCCTACTACACCATATGTGCCCGACAACAGTTTTAAAGTTATAAGCTATTTTCCCAGTTACCGTGATCCTGCCGGTGTTGCAGACTCGAAATTCAAAATGATTACGCACCTCTTTTATGCCTTTCTAAATCCCAATACAGATGGAAGTTTAGTGGCATTAGCACAACCTGGCCGATTTACAACCCTAATGCAAAAAGCGAGGGCAAATGGCGTAAAAACAGGTATTTCGATATCTGGCACGAAAAGTATTTTTGTAACCATGGCAGCATCTGCAACAGCCAGAAACCTGTTTGTAAAAAATGTACTAACTTTTGTTAAAACAAATAATATTGATGGCGTAGATATGGACTGGGAATATCCAAGTACCAGCGACGGATCGGCAGACAATTATGTGTTGTTAATGAAGGAGCTTTCTGATTCGCTGCACAAACACCATAAATTTTTAAGCGCAGCTATAACCCCGGGTGTATACGCAGGCAGTATTCGTGATGGATTAAAATCAGAAGTTTTCCCTGCTGTAGATTTCTTTAATATTATGGTTTATGATGGCATTGGTTGGGATAAAAATGAGCCTTTTCAACATGCATCGTACAATATGGCCGTTGCCAGTTTAAATTATTGGTTAAGCACGCGCGGTATGCCAAAGGAAAAAGCCGTTTTAGGCATCCCGGCTTATGGTAAAAACGCCAATAATTCGGCGAAGGCTTATCGCGATTTTGTAACCGCGGGTGCTGATGTAAGTTTAGATAATGCATTAATTGATGGCGTTCAATTTTACTTTAATGGAACAGTAACAACCAGGAAAAAAGCTAAACTGGCTAAAGATATGGCAAATGGAATCATGTTCTGGGAATTTTACCATGATGACAATGGCGATAAATCTATTATCCGTGCGGCAAATGATGAGCTTGGCAGAAACTACAATTAA
- a CDS encoding D-alanyl-D-alanine carboxypeptidase, whose translation MFPLKNHNFIFLAFVLSICLLISCSTNKIISKKVAKEFKNSQVIKQYQVGFALYNPTDKKMIFQKDADKYFTPASNTKLYTFFASLKMLPDLMPALRYIERNDSLIFWGTGDPAFLQFAVKDKSAYNFLLSSNKKLFFSAGRYSGNFFGDGWSWDDYDYYYQPEITEMPIMDNMVTSTYAGLNKINIEPKVFAPCFEIDSTKKTGGFQVSRDFLSNRFHYPAVAVKPGYNQQNPYKTSAQVTVEILTDTLHKPVGIINLKIPSDAKTLPGAKRDSVLKHMMLPSDNFIAEHLLLVCSNQIGDTLSTTKAIDYITKNYLSFLPDKVKWVDGSGLSRQNLFTPRDNVYLLDSIYRLVNNPEKLFNLLPAGGKSGTLKNAYPKTDKPFVFGKTGSLGGVHNQSGYVLTKKGKTYIYSFMNNSFIKPTAEVRAEMVRIITYIHDNF comes from the coding sequence ATGTTTCCCTTAAAAAATCATAATTTTATTTTTCTCGCATTTGTACTATCTATTTGTTTATTAATAAGTTGCTCAACCAATAAAATCATTTCAAAAAAAGTAGCTAAAGAATTTAAAAATTCGCAGGTGATTAAGCAATATCAGGTTGGCTTTGCGCTATATAATCCGACAGATAAAAAAATGATCTTTCAGAAAGATGCCGATAAGTATTTTACCCCGGCATCTAATACCAAACTTTATACTTTTTTTGCGAGCTTAAAAATGCTGCCAGATTTAATGCCTGCTTTAAGGTACATTGAGCGGAATGATTCGTTGATTTTTTGGGGAACCGGAGATCCAGCTTTTTTACAATTTGCAGTAAAAGACAAATCGGCTTACAACTTTCTCCTCTCCTCAAACAAAAAGCTGTTCTTTTCTGCAGGGCGATATTCGGGCAATTTCTTTGGCGATGGCTGGTCGTGGGATGATTACGATTATTATTATCAGCCAGAAATTACCGAAATGCCAATTATGGATAACATGGTTACTTCCACTTACGCCGGTTTGAATAAAATTAATATTGAACCAAAGGTTTTTGCCCCCTGTTTCGAAATAGATTCTACAAAGAAAACGGGCGGCTTTCAGGTAAGCAGAGATTTTTTAAGCAACCGCTTCCATTATCCGGCAGTTGCGGTAAAACCAGGCTACAATCAGCAAAACCCATATAAAACCAGTGCACAGGTTACCGTCGAAATATTAACAGATACTTTACACAAACCTGTTGGCATCATAAATCTAAAAATACCATCAGATGCTAAGACATTACCTGGCGCAAAGCGCGATTCGGTTTTAAAGCATATGATGCTGCCCAGCGACAATTTTATTGCCGAGCATTTGTTGTTGGTTTGCTCCAACCAGATTGGCGATACATTAAGTACAACAAAAGCGATTGATTACATTACGAAAAATTACCTTTCTTTTCTACCTGATAAAGTAAAATGGGTTGATGGATCTGGCTTGTCCCGTCAGAATTTATTTACTCCCCGTGATAATGTATACCTCCTTGATTCTATTTACAGATTGGTAAACAACCCGGAAAAGCTTTTTAATCTATTACCTGCAGGTGGTAAAAGTGGCACTTTAAAAAATGCCTACCCCAAAACCGACAAACCTTTTGTTTTCGGAAAAACAGGCTCGCTAGGGGGTGTTCATAATCAAAGTGGGTATGTACTAACAAAAAAGGGTAAAACATATATTTATTCTTTCATGAACAACAGCTTTATAAAACCAACTGCCGAGGTACGTGCAGAAATGGTGAGGATAATCACTTATATACACGATAATTTTTAA
- a CDS encoding aspartyl protease family protein — protein MVIPVYVNGKGPYDFVLDTGVGPMIITDPSIIDSLNFSMLRKITVSGLGIETVEAYVSQSLDVKVGSASIEHIPTAILKEDLFNLSGHLGLKIYGLLGFSFFNSFIVDIRYSENRLIIYDHDAMVKYRGKKIPIEIENQKPYISATVDVPGSKPVEARFLMDTGASHALSLEMLRGSEFPLPEKKIKANLGMSLSGQIKGYIGRVDKLNVGGYIFKDVVAGFPNFKSIADKIDLSKRNGNLGADLLRKFNIQFNYQDGFIYVKPNGLSKTPFEHDMVGMVIYLDQKEYKRVMIGEIDENSPAEKAGLCPDDEIIAVNFKNIDAYSLNDLTEMFKSKADRNIIFEIFRDNQVYFKVVRLEKRI, from the coding sequence ATGGTTATTCCGGTATATGTAAATGGAAAAGGGCCATATGATTTTGTTCTTGACACCGGAGTTGGGCCCATGATTATTACAGATCCATCTATTATCGATTCGTTGAATTTTAGCATGCTCCGTAAAATTACGGTCTCTGGTCTGGGCATCGAAACCGTCGAGGCTTATGTTTCTCAAAGTCTCGATGTTAAAGTAGGTAGTGCAAGCATTGAACATATACCTACGGCAATCTTAAAAGAAGATCTCTTTAACCTATCGGGGCATTTAGGGCTGAAAATTTATGGCTTATTGGGTTTTAGCTTTTTTAACAGCTTTATTGTTGATATAAGGTATAGCGAAAATAGGCTGATTATTTACGATCACGACGCTATGGTTAAATACCGTGGAAAAAAAATACCCATTGAAATAGAGAACCAGAAACCATATATATCAGCTACAGTTGATGTTCCGGGCAGCAAACCCGTTGAAGCACGGTTTTTAATGGATACCGGAGCCAGTCACGCTTTATCGCTCGAAATGTTAAGGGGAAGCGAATTCCCACTGCCAGAAAAAAAAATCAAAGCTAATTTAGGAATGAGTCTTAGCGGGCAGATTAAAGGGTATATTGGGCGTGTAGATAAACTTAATGTTGGAGGTTATATTTTTAAAGACGTTGTTGCCGGATTCCCTAATTTTAAGAGTATTGCAGATAAGATCGATTTATCAAAACGGAACGGTAATTTAGGTGCCGATTTACTTCGGAAATTTAATATCCAGTTTAACTACCAGGATGGCTTTATTTATGTTAAACCCAATGGATTAAGTAAAACCCCTTTCGAACACGATATGGTGGGGATGGTGATTTATCTCGATCAGAAAGAGTATAAAAGAGTTATGATTGGAGAAATAGATGAAAATAGCCCGGCAGAAAAAGCAGGTTTGTGCCCTGATGATGAAATTATTGCCGTAAACTTTAAAAACATCGATGCCTATTCTTTAAACGACCTTACCGAGATGTTTAAATCGAAAGCAGATAGAAATATAATCTTTGAAATTTTTAGGGATAATCAAGTCTATTTTAAAGTGGTGCGCCTTGAAAAGAGGATCTGA
- a CDS encoding zinc-dependent metalloprotease yields MKKNFKVLALAGIVALGVAGSGSAYAQKKSKTTKGATPAAPAAAPKKEGIKPFSEVITAKARTTNGLFKTHKVDDKWYFEIPDSMINREMLVVTRLAKVPAGVKVGNQQYGGEELNEQVWKWERRGKQVYIRVPSYSTKADPNSDMYESVQNSNLAQILASFEIKAYNKDTTGVVIDVTDFYNGDVMAIGATDQIRKAYKVTMYDATRSYIDTVKTFPINVEVKTAKTYRAAESPTDNSNGAVTFEFNTSMLLLPKTPVKARIMDSRVGFFGQSQIDYGSNAQKAERTAYIHRWNLVPKDTNAYKRGELVEPVKPIVIYIDPATPKKWVPFLIQGINDWQVAFEAAGFKNAIIGKEAPTPQQDPQFSVEDSRYSVVRYFASDIANAYGPHISDPRTGQILETHIGWYHNVMNLLRNWYFVQTAAINPEVRKAKFTDAQMGELIRFVSSHEIGHTLGLPHNFGSSYAYPVDSLRSKAFTDKHGTAPSIMDYARFNYIAQPGDGVTKLHPQIGEYDKWVVKWGYSWIPGNKTAEQEKEILDQWTLKNAGNPLYFYGRQGTSLDPRLQSEDLGDNAMKASTYGIANLKRILPNVEKWTYQKGKDYSDLKEIYTEIVGQFNRYMGHVATNVGGLSENFKTYDQKGPVYAYLPKAKQKEAVAFFNQQLFTTPLWLISNDQLSKFDNGVLLNRIKGVQTNTLGNLLSASRIARLLDNETKNGTAKAYTLPELFTDLRSSVFVAGRADAFKRNLQRAYVDRLQDLMTKENELPVGFPADYAASYGLTPINVGLSDIRPLVRAELKTLLATTKARAAAGDAITKAHYEDLNIRIKDILDPKK; encoded by the coding sequence ATGAAGAAAAACTTTAAGGTACTTGCCCTCGCAGGTATCGTAGCACTTGGTGTAGCTGGATCAGGTTCGGCATATGCCCAGAAAAAATCTAAAACAACAAAAGGGGCTACTCCTGCAGCCCCGGCAGCAGCACCTAAAAAAGAAGGAATTAAACCATTCTCTGAAGTAATTACCGCAAAAGCCAGAACAACAAACGGCTTATTCAAAACACACAAAGTAGACGATAAATGGTACTTTGAAATACCAGATTCGATGATTAACCGCGAAATGCTTGTGGTTACGCGGCTGGCAAAAGTACCCGCAGGTGTAAAAGTTGGTAACCAGCAGTATGGTGGTGAAGAATTAAACGAACAGGTTTGGAAATGGGAACGCAGAGGCAAACAGGTTTACATCCGCGTACCAAGTTATTCAACTAAGGCCGATCCGAACAGCGATATGTACGAATCGGTACAAAACTCCAATCTTGCACAGATTTTAGCCAGCTTTGAAATTAAGGCTTATAATAAAGATACAACAGGGGTTGTGATTGATGTTACCGATTTTTATAATGGCGATGTAATGGCAATCGGCGCTACCGATCAAATCCGTAAAGCCTATAAAGTTACCATGTACGATGCAACACGTTCTTATATCGATACGGTAAAAACTTTCCCTATTAATGTTGAAGTAAAAACGGCTAAAACCTACCGTGCAGCAGAATCTCCAACAGATAATAGTAATGGAGCGGTTACTTTCGAATTCAATACGTCGATGTTATTATTGCCAAAAACTCCTGTAAAAGCCAGAATAATGGATAGCAGAGTTGGTTTTTTTGGTCAATCTCAAATCGATTATGGAAGCAATGCACAAAAGGCAGAGCGCACAGCCTATATTCACCGCTGGAATTTAGTTCCGAAAGATACAAATGCCTATAAACGTGGCGAACTAGTAGAACCGGTTAAACCTATTGTAATTTATATCGACCCTGCGACACCAAAAAAATGGGTGCCGTTTTTGATTCAGGGAATTAACGATTGGCAGGTAGCGTTCGAAGCTGCTGGTTTTAAAAATGCCATTATAGGTAAAGAAGCGCCAACACCACAACAGGATCCTCAGTTTAGTGTAGAAGATTCTAGATATTCGGTTGTTCGTTATTTTGCTTCAGATATTGCAAATGCTTACGGCCCGCATATCAGCGATCCCCGTACCGGACAAATTTTAGAAACGCATATTGGCTGGTATCATAATGTAATGAATCTACTGCGTAACTGGTATTTTGTACAAACAGCGGCCATTAATCCTGAAGTGCGTAAAGCTAAATTTACCGATGCACAAATGGGCGAATTGATCCGCTTTGTTTCTTCACACGAAATTGGTCATACTTTAGGCTTACCGCATAATTTTGGCTCAAGCTATGCTTATCCGGTTGATTCGTTACGTTCAAAAGCGTTTACAGATAAACATGGTACCGCACCATCCATTATGGATTATGCGCGTTTTAACTACATCGCTCAACCAGGCGATGGCGTAACCAAGCTTCACCCGCAAATTGGAGAATACGATAAATGGGTAGTGAAATGGGGATATTCTTGGATTCCTGGAAATAAAACTGCAGAACAGGAAAAAGAGATTTTAGATCAGTGGACATTAAAAAATGCGGGTAATCCTTTATATTTCTATGGCCGTCAGGGAACATCATTAGATCCTCGTTTGCAGAGCGAAGATTTAGGCGACAATGCGATGAAAGCAAGTACTTATGGTATTGCTAATTTAAAACGTATCCTTCCAAACGTAGAAAAATGGACTTATCAAAAAGGAAAAGATTACAGCGATTTAAAAGAAATCTACACCGAAATTGTTGGCCAGTTTAACCGTTATATGGGACATGTGGCCACAAACGTTGGTGGATTAAGCGAAAATTTTAAAACCTACGATCAAAAAGGACCAGTTTACGCTTATTTGCCTAAGGCGAAACAAAAAGAAGCTGTTGCTTTCTTCAATCAACAATTATTTACTACGCCACTTTGGTTAATCAGTAACGATCAACTAAGTAAATTCGATAACGGAGTACTTTTAAACCGGATTAAAGGTGTTCAAACAAATACTTTGGGGAACCTGCTATCGGCATCCCGTATTGCACGTTTGTTAGATAACGAAACAAAAAACGGCACTGCAAAAGCATATACTTTGCCCGAGTTATTTACTGATTTAAGGTCATCGGTTTTTGTTGCAGGAAGAGCAGATGCATTTAAACGTAATTTACAACGCGCTTATGTAGATCGTTTACAGGATCTGATGACTAAAGAAAACGAACTTCCGGTTGGATTTCCTGCAGATTATGCAGCAAGTTATGGTTTAACACCAATTAATGTTGGCTTATCTGATATCAGGCCATTGGTTAGAGCAGAACTGAAAACCTTATTAGCTACTACAAAAGCCAGGGCAGCAGCAGGCGATGCCATTACCAAAGCACATTACGAAGATTTAAACATCAGAATTAAAGATATTTTAGATCCGAAGAAATAA
- a CDS encoding phosphodiester glycosidase family protein — protein sequence MFKRLLFVATLFTYGLSAFGQSTDSLTIVKTKWHKNRIARQVVLFQHHFDQKNLFAANENISFLEIKNTGRKAVFAIGAEAKELITTSNFGLRDTAIAAINGNFFDVKNGGSVDFVRVNGKTINTNRLDKNGNRARHQEAAVVIEKGKISIKKWDGTTDWETKLTAENVLLNGPLLTLNHVDETLDTTGFSRLRHPRTCLGIKPNGRVILLTVDGRNENSAGMSLFELTKLMHWLGCASAINFDGGGSTTLWVNGMPGNGVINYPTDNKKWDHEGQRKIANVILVKKK from the coding sequence ATGTTTAAAAGATTATTGTTTGTAGCTACCTTATTCACATACGGTTTATCTGCTTTTGGCCAAAGTACAGATTCATTAACCATCGTAAAAACCAAATGGCATAAAAATAGAATTGCCAGGCAGGTGGTTTTATTTCAGCATCACTTTGATCAGAAAAATCTTTTCGCTGCAAATGAAAATATTTCATTTTTAGAAATAAAAAATACCGGTCGAAAGGCCGTTTTTGCTATTGGTGCAGAAGCGAAAGAACTGATTACTACCAGTAATTTCGGGTTACGCGATACAGCAATTGCTGCAATAAATGGCAATTTTTTCGATGTGAAAAACGGAGGTTCGGTAGATTTTGTTCGCGTTAATGGAAAAACCATTAATACTAACCGTTTGGATAAGAATGGAAATCGGGCAAGGCATCAAGAAGCTGCGGTTGTAATTGAGAAGGGAAAAATTTCGATCAAAAAGTGGGATGGAACAACCGATTGGGAAACCAAACTGACTGCTGAAAATGTTTTGTTAAACGGCCCTTTATTAACCTTGAACCATGTTGATGAAACGTTGGATACTACCGGTTTTAGCCGCTTACGCCATCCGCGTACCTGCCTGGGCATAAAACCAAACGGGCGTGTGATTTTATTAACCGTTGATGGAAGGAACGAAAACTCTGCAGGCATGAGTTTGTTCGAACTAACCAAATTAATGCATTGGTTAGGCTGTGCCAGTGCCATTAACTTTGATGGTGGTGGTTCTACAACTTTGTGGGTAAACGGAATGCCCGGTAATGGCGTAATTAATTATCCTACCGATAATAAAAAGTGGGATCACGAGGGGCAACGCAAGATAGCCAATGTAATATTGGTGAAGAAAAAATAA
- a CDS encoding cold-shock protein — protein MQEGTVKFFNVTKGFGFIIPANGDSEIFVHSTGLIDEIRENDKVQYEVANGKKGLNAVNVKVI, from the coding sequence ATGCAAGAAGGCACAGTAAAATTCTTCAATGTAACTAAAGGTTTTGGCTTTATCATCCCTGCGAATGGCGATAGCGAAATTTTTGTTCATTCAACAGGTCTTATCGACGAAATCCGTGAAAACGACAAAGTTCAGTACGAAGTTGCTAACGGTAAAAAAGGCTTAAATGCCGTTAATGTGAAAGTAATTTAA
- a CDS encoding RBBP9/YdeN family alpha/beta hydrolase, with amino-acid sequence MAYYFIIPGLGNSGPDHWQTHFEKSGDNFIRIDQQEWDLPASKDWIENIDNALIGYNLNDVVLIGHSLGCTAIANWAKQYQRIIKGALLVAPSDLEAPRYTFATVGFDHVPLDKLNFKTIVVASTDDEWVTIQRAEFFAKNWGSEFINIGSAGHINADAGFGEWPEGLEILKKLG; translated from the coding sequence ATGGCTTATTATTTCATCATTCCGGGTTTGGGCAATTCTGGTCCAGACCATTGGCAAACGCACTTCGAAAAATCAGGAGACAATTTTATCCGCATCGATCAACAGGAGTGGGACTTACCGGCAAGTAAAGATTGGATCGAAAATATAGATAATGCCCTTATCGGTTATAATCTTAACGATGTAGTTTTAATTGGCCATAGCCTAGGCTGTACTGCAATAGCTAACTGGGCAAAACAATACCAAAGGATAATTAAAGGGGCCTTATTGGTTGCGCCAAGCGATTTGGAAGCGCCGCGTTATACATTTGCAACAGTTGGTTTCGATCATGTGCCTTTGGATAAGTTAAACTTTAAAACAATTGTTGTGGCCAGTACTGATGATGAATGGGTAACTATACAAAGGGCTGAGTTTTTTGCCAAAAATTGGGGAAGCGAATTTATTAATATCGGTAGTGCTGGCCATATTAATGCCGATGCAGGTTTCGGGGAGTGGCCAGAAGGATTGGAGATCCTTAAAAAACTGGGTTAA
- a CDS encoding anti-sigma factor family protein, translating into MNTIEQQLWDYIDGNLDDSSKKAIEEKIESDAEIKSQYEELLKLNLVFNELDLDEPSMSFNRNVMESVATVPAPVAMKTRVDKNIIYCIGGFFVISLLALFGYVLYHSDLNMPKFDFNVNLNYNLDQYITPTVLYSFLFIDLVIGLIFLDQFLRKRINKH; encoded by the coding sequence ATGAACACAATAGAACAACAGCTTTGGGACTATATTGATGGGAATTTGGACGATTCTTCAAAAAAAGCCATCGAAGAAAAAATTGAATCGGATGCTGAGATTAAATCGCAGTATGAGGAACTGTTAAAGCTTAATTTAGTTTTTAATGAACTCGATCTTGATGAACCTTCCATGTCTTTCAACAGGAATGTAATGGAAAGTGTGGCCACAGTACCCGCGCCGGTTGCCATGAAAACACGGGTTGATAAAAACATTATCTATTGCATTGGAGGTTTTTTCGTAATCTCATTACTAGCCTTATTTGGCTATGTGCTTTACCATTCGGACCTGAATATGCCTAAATTCGACTTTAATGTTAACCTGAACTATAATTTAGATCAATACATTACCCCTACTGTGCTATATAGCTTCTTATTTATCGACCTGGTGATCGGATTGATATTTCTTGATCAGTTTTTGAGGAAAAGGATAAATAAACATTAA
- a CDS encoding RNA polymerase sigma factor codes for MEQKPTDLELIQKVLNGETDQYSLLVKRHQRFVFTLALRFSKNREDAEEIAQDCFVKAYKALGTFKQTAKFSTWLYTITYTTAMTFLRKNRLDTTSIHDEGTVLQLENQTSGFNANGYEKQDSHTFLNIAITQLLPDDAAIITLFYKGEQSLEEIGEALHMEPNTIKVKLHRARQRLKEKLQYLLKDEVKELL; via the coding sequence ATGGAGCAAAAACCTACAGATTTAGAGCTGATCCAGAAGGTATTGAACGGCGAAACCGATCAGTATTCCTTATTGGTAAAACGCCATCAGCGGTTTGTGTTTACGCTTGCTTTAAGATTTTCGAAAAACAGGGAAGATGCCGAAGAAATTGCACAGGATTGCTTTGTAAAAGCATATAAAGCATTGGGCACTTTTAAACAGACGGCCAAATTTAGTACCTGGCTGTACACTATTACCTATACTACGGCCATGACTTTTTTAAGGAAAAACCGCTTAGATACCACATCTATTCATGATGAAGGTACCGTTTTACAGCTCGAAAATCAGACTTCTGGCTTTAACGCTAATGGCTATGAGAAGCAAGACAGCCATACTTTTTTAAATATTGCCATTACCCAGCTTTTACCAGATGATGCGGCTATTATTACCCTATTTTATAAAGGCGAGCAGAGTTTAGAAGAAATTGGCGAAGCATTGCACATGGAGCCCAACACGATAAAAGTTAAGTTGCACAGGGCCAGACAAAGACTTAAAGAAAAATTACAATATTTGTTAAAAGATGAAGTAAAGGAGTTACTATGA
- a CDS encoding DMT family transporter, which translates to MNWIILIIAGLFEVGFTTCLKLSNNFSNIKWSTAFFVCIVLSFLLLNKATQTLPMGTAYAVWTGIGAVGTVIIGIFYFNEPATFWRIFFICTLIGSIAGLKFFASH; encoded by the coding sequence ATGAACTGGATTATCTTAATTATTGCGGGCCTTTTCGAGGTTGGCTTCACTACCTGTCTTAAATTATCGAACAATTTTTCGAACATAAAATGGAGTACCGCTTTTTTTGTCTGCATTGTTTTAAGTTTCTTATTGCTAAATAAAGCAACTCAAACTTTACCCATGGGAACTGCTTATGCCGTCTGGACAGGTATCGGTGCTGTAGGAACGGTAATTATCGGGATTTTTTACTTCAATGAACCCGCAACCTTTTGGCGGATATTTTTTATCTGCACGCTTATCGGGTCAATTGCAGGACTAAAGTTTTTCGCCTCACATTAG
- a CDS encoding Crp/Fnr family transcriptional regulator, which translates to MYNQLKNIEIFKPLSNEALERLAAVSKQVEHQKGTILIYADKIEPYFYILERGIARAYSDGENQQITFWFGQSGSVLFSFNSYINNSPGYENIELLENCRLIQIRLADLFSLYEQHLEIANWGRKIAEQELIATERRLIDRAFKGATARYQDFVNQSPELIKRVALKHIASYLGVTQVTLSRIRAAHK; encoded by the coding sequence TTGTACAATCAGTTAAAAAATATAGAAATCTTTAAGCCGCTCAGCAATGAAGCTTTAGAAAGGCTGGCTGCTGTTTCCAAACAGGTAGAACATCAGAAAGGAACGATTTTGATCTATGCCGATAAAATTGAACCTTATTTCTATATCCTCGAAAGAGGTATTGCCAGAGCCTATTCTGACGGCGAAAACCAGCAAATAACCTTTTGGTTCGGACAAAGTGGTTCCGTTCTTTTCTCTTTTAACAGCTATATTAATAACAGCCCTGGGTACGAGAACATTGAGCTATTGGAAAACTGCCGTTTAATTCAAATTAGGCTGGCTGATCTTTTTTCGCTTTACGAGCAACATTTAGAAATTGCCAACTGGGGTAGAAAAATTGCAGAACAGGAGCTAATTGCTACTGAAAGAAGATTAATAGACCGGGCTTTTAAAGGGGCGACAGCGCGTTATCAGGATTTCGTAAATCAATCTCCCGAGCTGATTAAAAGAGTAGCCTTAAAACATATTGCTTCTTACCTCGGTGTAACACAGGTTACCTTGAGCCGAATAAGGGCTGCTCATAAATAA
- a CDS encoding DUF6249 domain-containing protein codes for MEGILVPISLFLGAFAMVFGIRYLSNKEKMAMIERGIDPGVHKATPKPFLSLKFGLLLVGLGIGLLVALFTVRGVFGNDMTHSEEGQSVAIYFGCIGIFGGLGLIVSYLVEKKWLDNEKG; via the coding sequence ATGGAAGGTATATTAGTTCCAATCTCGCTTTTTTTAGGCGCATTCGCAATGGTATTCGGAATCCGCTATCTATCTAACAAAGAGAAAATGGCAATGATCGAAAGAGGAATCGATCCGGGGGTGCATAAGGCCACACCAAAACCGTTTTTAAGTTTAAAGTTCGGTTTGCTGTTAGTTGGTTTAGGAATTGGCTTGCTGGTAGCACTCTTTACCGTTAGGGGAGTATTCGGCAATGATATGACGCATAGCGAAGAAGGGCAGTCAGTAGCCATTTACTTTGGTTGCATAGGAATTTTCGGTGGATTGGGTTTAATCGTTTCTTATCTGGTAGAAAAGAAATGGTTGGATAACGAAAAAGGATAA